A stretch of DNA from Glycine max cultivar Williams 82 chromosome 18, Glycine_max_v4.0, whole genome shotgun sequence:
TGTTCTGATACAATTGGTATACTTATAGTCTTATAAGGTGACTATGGTATTAAGGAGTGTTTTAGGTGATTCAAATTCTTTCGATTAGGATGACATAATTTTACCATTAATCAAGgagtttttatgattaaaattcgTCATCAGCACGTAAGAATTTCGAAACATCCATTGGATACCAAAACAATAATTCATATAGCAATAAAGGAAATTAATATTAAGATTATTATTAgaagaaaatttaatatatcattgttaatcatgaaaattatacttattcttcgaaaagaatatattattataataattaaataatttttattaaataattttattaataaataaatatttaaaggagagacatataattcattttctattgtaagttctttttaatcaaacaagtaagtttataatttttaacttatcaAAGAATTGTCTAACACttaatacatataataataacaataattttaataaagattttcatagataattataataataatatcgtATCATGGTTTCTAAGatgatttgtaaataaattttataatagtgctttttattttaaagttaattgcAATAATGATTATCCTTTGATAGTAGTTTCAATAGTCATTAGAAGTAAAGATTGGAAAAGTAAAGGTTTCAAGAAGAAATAGAGATTGAAATAAATTCCTGTTTGGTCAGAGATTAATCTGATAATCTCATGTCTTCAAAGTTAATTGCAATAATGATTATCCTTTGATAGTAGTTTCAATAGTCATTAGAAGTAAAGATTGGAAAAGTAAAGGTTTCAAGAAGAAATAGAGATTGAAATAAATTCCTGTTTGGTCAGAGATTAATCTATTAATCTCTGACCAAACAGGACGACAACTCCTAAATACGAACAGAAGATATGTACACTTAGGACTAATCGCCATAGGTGTCAGGTCCCTAACAAGATCTTTCGTAGGAGCTAAAGCCTTCGTAGTGCTCTTTGATCAAAGGTTTAGAGACAACAATTCTCAAGCCATAATAGGGATGATCGAAATAGACCTAAACCAAACGGTCTCTTTGATCTATATTGCCCCTAATTACACAATGAACCTTACtgattttatacaaaatataaacttaGAAGTCCAAACAATAGGATTTGGAAGAAATTTTGAGGGACATAACTTGCACTTAGATATCACTTTTATCGGTAGAATAAGTGATCAAATATCCCCTAGATATAGAATAAACACAAATCCTCTGATAACAACACTATCATCTGGAGGAATTCAATTTTTGCCGCCAGAAATATTTGATTCTTTCATAAACCAAAATAATCAATGCCAAACACATATTGATGTTGGATCCTCTAGGAGTGCAATAACCACTCCTGCTTCTGCCATAATAACAAACAGGCGAAACAGTCTCTCAGTAAGATTTGCTGACTATGAAGACATACAAAATCCCCCAGAAGAAGAAATAGAACCCTCTAGAATGTCCATGATGAACTTATGGCATTGTTCATATTTCGAGTCATACATCCCTTACGAGGAACACAAACAAACCGAAAAAACTTTTCTAGAAGAAACTCACCTTTCCCAAAAGCTTCTTAGAGCAGTTAAAAAATGGGAAGAAGATAAAAGGTGTCCAGGACAAAGTTTTGTAAATAATGAAACGGATTCAGATGACATTGATGAAGAAAATGAATATGTTTTCAGACAAAAACTATTTTCAtcaatagataaagaaaattcTGATGAAGATAAGATTGAAGTTTACTGACAaagattgatttaaattttttttatgaaaatgaaatcAACTTTAAACAAATGTTTAATATAAATTCTGAAGTTAGTGAAACAGAATCATTAATGTCATTTCCTGAAACTCACAGGGGACTTATGAATGAAGCTTCTAGCTCAAATTTCAACCCCCCAATTCGATTATATTACAGAAGATTATAATATGGGATTCCCCCCTCGTGAAAAAGTCATTACTCCAATAGATTTAACTCTAGgagaaaacataaaatcaaaggGAAAAAGGATGCCCATAGAACCAACATTCAATATGCCATCTCTTTTACTAAATATAGGAAGTATTGACCCACAACTACTTCCAAATTACATAGAACAATGGACTTCTGCTGTAATAAGAGACTATAAGGTAAACCATGAAAATCATGTAGCCAATAGTCAAGACATGATAGCAAGAGCCGAAACATATCTAGGAGACATAGCTAGAGCTTGCTGGGAATCTTTTAAACAAACCTTCccaaaacaaatcaaaacaaacCTAATAGACCCTGGTCCAAATATCCATAATTTTTGTAGTCTAATACAAAGAATTTTCACAGCCCAATTGGTAAATGATGGAAATACCATCagacaaaaaatttatatggGCAACTTAGAAAGACTCTCTATAAGCTATTTTGGCAAGATAAAAGAATTTACCCAAGATTACCTAATGTATGCCTCCATAGCAGGAGGATTTACAGATAGATCTTTAGgagaaaaactatttttaaaactcCCGGGTAAATTAGGACAAAAAATTAGAGACAGTTGGAATGACGACCAAGTTGACCCAGTTATGAACAATTTAACTGTCAGGATCCAACACATAATGAAGGTGATGGAAGAAACATGTACAAATATAAccattaataaacaaataaaaatggctGATTTAGAAATCTGTAAACAAATATATACTCCTCAACAATACCACAAAGAAATTAGGAGGAAAAGACCCCAGTATAAACCTCCAAGTAAACAACCATTCAAAAGAAAGAACCTAACCAGACGGTATTCAATTAGAGCCTCTAACTCTAGGAAACCCACTCTCAACAAAGAGAGACATGTTAGAAAACTTAGagataataaaacatatacaaaGCAATTAGAGTGTTATGCTTGTCACCAACCAGGACATTATTCAAGGGAATGTCCAAATAAAACCAATTTGTTCACAAGAGAAGCGGAACTGATAAAAAGCTGTAGGATGAATCTTATCCCCATAGATGAAACAGTTTCTACAgattcaaaaatatattcaatagtTAGTTGGTCTGACTATACATCTGGAGAAGAAGAGCTTAACaaagattataaaattttgaacgAATTCACAAAAAATGAATATACAAATCTATACCCAGTAGATGATAAATACAATCAGTATGGAGAAATCCTTGATGATTTGAGATACAGTTTAATGTTCAAAACAGAATTAAATGATTGTGAACATGAAATACAATTCCACATAGGACCAGATCATAAAGAATGCTATTTCTGTAAAAGATATCCCCATAAAACGTTAAGGGCTCACTGTAGTCTATGCTACAAAAACTTCTGCAAAACTTGCGTACAAACTATCTTGAAAATAGAATTTCCCGattcaaagaaagaaaatgattttggaaataaaattatgaataaccGGATCTCCACTCTAGAGACCAGGTTAAACCAAATAGAAAAGACGGTAGATTTTCTTTACGAAAATttcggaaaagaaaaaaatccaaactttTCTGAAGAACATACTAGTGGGCTTATGGCATTACAAAATAAAGATTGCATCCCTAGAATTTGtaataaagagaaaaacaaaagcctacatattttagttaaaataaattttcccaaaataaataaatttaagcaaACCGAAATAATTCTGCAAGCCTTGGTAGATACTGGTTGTTCTTTTACTTCTATATGCCAAAGTGTTGTACCTcagcaaaattgttttaaaagcaACATAATAACCAAAACTAGAACAATGTCTGGAGACATAATAACAAATGATACAGAAACACGAAATTTCACTATTCAATTATCCATAAATTGTGAAATTTTCggtaataaaatttttataaataaagcagATGTGGTGGACTTACGACCTgctaaagaaaaaatgattttaggacttgattttattatacataataatagATCAATTACTATTACAAAAGATTACATATTAATCTCTACAAACTCACAAATGTCACCTATAATAGATGAAATCACATCAGAGTTACGAACAAAGCGTGGTGATGCCCCCACCAATAATAAACAATGTCCTTGTGATACACCCGGTAgttgtaaaataaaagaataaaaaaatcatagcaATATAGAAACATGCGACACATCCCATGATTCTTACTATGAAAgtattttaaatgaaacaagGCTACAATACGAGTTATCTGTAGCAGAATCTAATTACAAATCcgtcaaaattaataaaattataacctTTGATAATATACAACAAATTATAGATGgattaaataaaactagcatAATAGGAGAAGACCCTACAAAATATTGGGAAAAAGATCCAGTTATATGCAAACTAGAAATCATAAACCcagatctaataattaaaactaaagatATTCAGTATGGGAATTTCGAACAAGAGGAATGCAAAAGCCACATAAAAATCCTATTAGATCTAAAAGTTATAGCACCCAACACTAGTCCTCATAGAAGCCCTACTTTTATTGTTAATAAACACTCAGaacaaaaaagaggaaagaCTAGAATGGTCTATAATTACAAAAGGCTTAACGATAACACTCACATAGATGGATATACTATCCCCTCTAAAGATGTGTTAATAAATAGGATACATAAAGctaaatggttttcaaaatttgatttaaaatcaggatttcaccaagtaaaaatgcatCCTAATTCAATAAAATGAGCATTTTCTTGTTCAGAAGGATTATTTGAATGGAAAGTAATGTCGTTTGGACTAAAAAATGCGCCACAAATTTTTCAACGAAAAATGgataatatttttggaaattataaAGAATTCACTTGTACGTATATAGATGACGTACTTGTCTTTTCAAAACTAAAGAAGAACACTATTTGCATCTCAAACAAGTTcttcatttatttgaaaaatttgggttgattatttcaaaatcaaaaatggaaatttgtaaacccatatttcctttttaggaacaaaaataggaaatggaAAAATAAGTCTACAACCTCATATATCTCAAAAAATCCTTAGTTTCCCAGACAAAATGGAAGACATAAAAAACTTAAGAGCTTTTCTAGGCCTGCTTAATTATGCAAGAAATTTCATCAAAGACCTGGGAAAATATACAGCCCCTCTTTATAACAAAACATCTTTGACTGGACAAAGAAAATTCAATACTGAGGATATAAAGTTAgttcaaaagatcaaagaaatGGTCAATAACTTGCCATATCTATCTTTACCATTAGATTCTGACTATTTAGTTATAGAATGTGATGGTTGTGAACAAGGATGGGGAGCCatcctaaagaaaaagaaaaataaatatgaaaagatTCATGATGAAGAAATTTGCAGATATGCCTCGGGAAAATATCATACAAAACCTCAAGTATACTCAACATCTACAGACTATGAAGTAAATGCTGTAATAAATGCTTTAGAAGGATTCAAACTCTTCTTAATCAATAAAAGCGAAATCACCATAAGAACGGATTATGAAGAAATAGTAGCTTATGGTAGTCAACAAATAAATACTGATAAAAAACCCCACAAAAGATGGCTTTTATTCCTAGAATATGTATATCAtaatggaataaaaataaattttgaacacGTAAAAGGAGTAAAAATTGTTGTGGCTGATATTCTTTCTCGTTTTGCAGGAATACAACAAAATGAAACCTTGTAAGGTTTCCTACCAAAACATAAAGCAGAAGATGAAGTTCGGTAATCAAGAGTTGCTGGTACTTACAAATGAGTTTCACTACCCTGGTAGAGAAGCTGTTAATGATAAATTCAATTGTCTCATTGATAATATTTGGAATATtccaaaaaatacaaataataatgagCAATTTGTTTGTTCAGTAAAAAAGGGTATCATCTGTGCTCTATACAATTTCTGCATTGCAGATGACCAAGGAGTTCCTCTTCTTACAAAAGCCTCTCCTTCTGGAAAAGGCTATACAGCTTTTGTCCTGTTATCAGGACCGCATAAAGGTGTTTATACCAATTTCAAAGACCTTTGCCTTGCAAAGGAGGGTATTCAAAGCCCAATCTACAAAGGTTTCTATTCAAGGGAAGAAGCAGAAAAAGCCCTAGAATTAAATACCACagatattaacaaaataaaaaggtcTCTTGAACCAGAAAACCCCAACCATAATCATAAATGTTGGCCAAACCAAGACCAGCCAAAAGACCTACAAAGACACAGTCAGCCCAAATGCCCCAGGCTCAACAAATGACCTAAACTTAgacaattttaagaaaatacagAGTTTATTGTTTAAGGTACATAATAATCAAACCCAAATTCCAGGACTATATATAGGTGTACATgcttattttaaccaaaaatttGTATGTATCAATAAAACCCCATACTGCCAAGACAAAACCAATTGTCCTTGTAAAGTAAAATTCCTCTTTAGGAAAGCCAAGCTAGACATGGACCAGTTTAAATCTTTCGGATATGAAGACTTAGCAATTACTGCAAAATGTCTATTGGACTACGGATGTTTGGAATCAATCCTGATTCCTTCATCTGATAGATTCGAAGGATTTAATCCGTCAATCAATGAGGCCATAAACTTAATCCAGGCAGAAATGATGGACTACATTGCCATCAAGATAACTACCTGCCCGAGCAACTTCACTGCTCAGAATTATCCTTGCCATGTTATGAAACTCTTACCAGAGGATCATAGAGATTATCCCTGCCTATTCAATGATGAGTATGAGAGCTGGGATGTACAAGGCAATACACAATACCAGTACAACCTTATGAGGGCACAAATTCAGGGCTATCAATGGTTCTTCTCAGAAGAAGACAAACGTGAGTTTGATCTGATAAAAGAAACTCATGACACAAAACTCTTCTTGCCCTTATACAATGGAAAATTTTTCATTCCCTTTCCGGTGGATCTCAACAACAAATTAGTTCAGTTTtccagaaagagaaaaaagacaaGGAGATTTATGAAGCCAGTGGGTGCCATGGACAACAAACTCCTCATTTCCCTTCTATTGATCTTTCAATGGAAGATTCATCTGACATTTTCTGTTCTGGAAATATCCAAGATGAAGAAGATGTTACGATTACAAAGGCAAGCAAGAGTTTAAGACCAATGTATCCTGCCTAAAGAAAAGCTAAAATCCAAGGCAGGAATCTTTACTATTGCATAAAATAGAAATTGAGCTTATCTGTAATAAAGGTATTTGTAAAGGACAGTCCTGTGACAGAGTAAAGGAACAATAATTTTACTGTTCTTGACTGAAGGGGTTTTGTCTTGTTGTGTAATCTTTCTCTATATAAAGGGTGTTGAGGTTCAGTTGAAAAAACAGGCTAAACGATATCATACCCaatattgagagagagagagagagaaacttaGAAAGAGAAGCTTGTAATAGTTGTCTGTACAATAATACCAAGTTCTTTTCTGCATCTTTCCCCTATACCCCAAAAGTTTTCTCAGATAAACTGTAAGTATGAATCTCACTATGTCTGGCTAATTCTTGTGAAGGCACCCTCAAGGGGCCTTAGTTATCTTCATTTGGAAAATGCGAATGTGATTTAGAACCCAACTGCTtgtaaatagtatttttttttcttttcttttgcttgTTTTCGAAAACCTGGGATTGGTAAGCCTGCAAAGGTGTGCCCTTGATAactgtttttgaaaaactatgAAAGTCCTTTTTGGTTAGGCTGGTGCTTGGAGGAAAATAAGATCTACATAAGACCCAAAAGTAAGTGTGGGCAGTTTGCGATCTTCAGTACTCAGCTTAATATCCAAAAAACTGATAAGGAcgttgttgtaattttttttaaaaaaaaaagagttacaggttcatcatattttatatttttccaaatgAGATAACTTATAGTGTCCACTTGAGGATTGCCCTCTATCCATCTAATCTGATCCTTTCCTTCTCCATATCGCTTACTCTTAActttgaaatataatataaatctaaCTAGGAGGCTCTGCCACCTTTCCTgatctatattatatttttatacttttccctagctttactttattattttatttattttctcaaattttatttcatatatcgATCATTTTTAATGCACTCTTTTGTTTCTCTCGAGATAAGTTCATCGAAACTATGTATAAGTTGCATAACTtagacaaattttaaataacaaacttaaacaatgattgtttcaaaataaatcaatttaaagcATAATAATATGTGGccgtttcaaaattaaataaaattaaatcaaataattaaaacaacattTAATTGGATTTTATGTGGGAAAACTTCTTTATCTTCtcgttatatattaaaataagattaaGTAGAATTGAGTAATTAATTACTCTTATTATATGTGATATTGCACACATTTGAAAAACCATTTAACTAATGATTAAGTTAATAACATGAAAATACGTGTTTTTATAAAAGAGTTTGTTCAAACGATTTTTGTACATTAATTTAGCATTCCTTATTTATGGGTTTGTGTAACTAGTATAGGGAAATACCAACCAATCGTTGGTTCGAGTAGTACCGGACTCAATTTTCTTAAGTAAAGTTTTGGGTTTAAGTcttgtggataaaaaaaatgtaattgacAGAAAAAATTCTCACTAAAGATGATCAACCATGTTTCTCAGCAGATATTAATCATAAATAAGATTGTTGGATATTCTATACTAAtaacatgataataaaaaaaaatacagtgaaatatttaaagtaatcCATCAGTGTTAATAATTACTCTCTTTATTCTAATGTTATCTTTGTTATTTTagacaaatataataaatagatgaaaaagaATGATAATTTTAGAAAACTAACATTAATAGCATTAATCAATATCTATATACTAAAACTGAAGTATgtggaaaatactaaaataccTATGGCTGAGAGCTTGACATCTGTccaattttttggttttttggtcAAAATACCCATAGCTAAGAGCTTGACacctgtctattttttttttgttttttggtcattttataGCCCTCCAGCTTTGCTTTGGTTTTGTGACACCTTGCTGCCATGTGTCTTcctatgaactttttttttctgctgCCAACTTCACGTATCATCCTCCGTTtatctctttctattttttttttcgaaaactGAAATTTCCCCGGAATGCTGAAGCCAACCGCTTTTTGCAATGCAttctttgttcttcttcttcttcatttgttgCTCGCTTTGGTCTCTGCTCGAGGATCTCACAGAACCACTTAGAACATTCTCACCAGTTCGTGTTGTTTCCTTTCACTCTTCTTTCTattccttttgtgtttttttcacTTCTTCACGTTTTGCTTAGAAAATGCAccccagaaaaagaaaaagcaaaaaattaacaGGTTTTATTTTTGGAACAGGCTACAGTAACAACAACGGCTTTGGCAAAGAAGTTGTCGGAGAAATTAAGAGGAAGATAGaggttcttttattttgattttattaaaatggtgtttatgttttttttgtctgattttttgtggtttttttgGATGCTTCGTtgttattttttccttaaactCATATTTCTGATATTGTTCAGAGTTTTACGGGATAATCTACGAGGTAAgctataatttttatgtattttccttAGTGTTTAATTATCTGGATTTGCATGCAAGGGTGTCTATGGCTCAGTGGTATTTTTAGTGCTCATAGTTATGCATTTTCTGATCATGTTCATTAGGCCATTTATTGGTTGCAGGTTATGTGTTTGATCAAATgtcaatatgatatttttaggtatgttttcttatttcttattttaattttaaatttgtggaacttttaaaattatttatttgtgatgCATTAGTACAGTTTAGAACTTTTAATTGCTCAGCTCTTGCTGTTTGAAAGagtgagtttttctttttctgaaattagAGGCTCTGTGCCTTGGATTAGGAGTAGACATCTCTATAGCTTGGAGTTGAAGCTCATAATCATGATCTTACAACCTCCTATTGATCTGATTGGAACAAATATCTAATTCTCTATTATCTTAGGTTTTTTGGTTTGTTATCAAGATGCATGTGTGCCCCTGATGATAAATCCTCTTTTGACATATCTCTTCCCATTGTCTGCAGGATTATTTTTAGTGCTCACAGTTATGCATTTTATGATCATGTTCATTAGGACATTTATTGGTTGCAGGTTATGTGTTTGATCAAATATCAAGATGATATTTTTGGGtatgttttcttatttcttattttaattttaaatttgtggcactttaaaaattatttatttttcacatgggATATATTTTCATTCCAGCATTTTAATAGATTTGTATTTAGAATTGTATATTTATATGTgtatagtttctttttttaaataacactgATATTCGAGCACTatgaatttatatatgaaatcctCTTTTGACATGTCAATTCCCATTGTCTGCAGGATTATTTTTAGTGCTCACAGTTATCCATTTTATGATCATGTTCATTAGGACATTTGTTGGTTGCAAGTTATGCATTTGTTGATCATGTTCATTAGAACATTTATTGGTTGCAGGTTATGTGTTTGATCAAATGTCAAGATGATATTTTTGGGTATGTTttcatatttcttattttaattttaagtgtcacttttaaaattatttatttttcacatgggatatattttcattccagcattttaatagatttgtatttataattgtatatttatatGTGTATAGTTTCTTTCTTAAGTGCGTGTGTgcgtgtgtgcgtgtgtgtgtgtgtgtgtgtgtgtgtgtgtgtgtgtttactAGCAATGTCATGTAATGCAAGAGATGAGCTTCGATTTGTGTTTACCATTTTCGAAAATGCAGGAAGAGCAGTGAGCATAAGGTATTGTTTTCTAGGTAGAGAATCTCATATTCTTATAGTCTATGTttctattatgtttttgttttgtttggtatgtttaaaaataattgaaatatctTCATTTCTTTGATATCATGTCTCCTTGATGTGGCAGTGACTTCAAAGATATATTTGATGTAGATCATTTCATTACCTCCTTGAGAGACGAGGTTCGAATAATAAAGATACTGCCACCTAAGGTCAAGAAAAGAGTTGAACTAGGATTATTATACTCAATGCCACCCATTAGCTGGTCTAATATCTCATACTATGAAAATCAGGTATTTTGCTTGGTTCACATTATCTTTGCACTTATCAGATTTTGACTTAGTTCTTTATTCGAAGTTAGCAACTAATTGTCCTTAACTACTTAAACAGGTCCTTCCTCTATTGCTGAAACACAAGGTCATACAGCTAAATAGAACAGATGCTAGACTTGCAAATAATGGATTACCTGGTGAGATTCAAAAGCTACGATGCCGAGTAAACTTCAATGCTCTGAGGTTTACTACTCAGATAGAAGAACTTGGCAGAATGATAGTCAAGGTTTTGAGGGAAAAGCGGCCTTTCCTTGCACTTCATCTTAGATATGAGATGGACATGTTGGCCTTCTCTGGCTGTGCTCATGATTGTTACAGcaaagaggaggaggaactcACAAGAATGAGGTAATATGAATCTTGCATCTTTTGAAATCAGCAttgttcaatatatatataaattgccCCGCAGCaagacttcttttttttccactttttccttttgtttttttttctcactttaaattttttaaaaattgtgcaaAGCACAGGTCCCAcacctaattttttattataaagttaacaaaaatagaaataacGATATTTTCTTATACGTATATT
This window harbors:
- the LOC102666595 gene encoding rhamnogalacturonan I rhamnosyltransferase 1, whose product is MPPISWSNISYYENQVLPLLLKHKVIQLNRTDARLANNGLPGEIQKLRCRVNFNALRFTTQIEELGRMIVKVLREKRPFLALHLRYEMDMLAFSGCAHDCYSKEEEELTRMRWI